The proteins below are encoded in one region of Levilactobacillus namurensis:
- a CDS encoding DUF2798 domain-containing protein, giving the protein MPKNFKEELLFTAVMAGLMVLVMAGYNIALTDGFSHHFIREVLVGYPLALIVAAICDLGIIGPGVKFIFFRYIINDYMKQKQIRIALAISCMMVAGMVTLMSLFGMIVTQNFGGNVFLTYLHTWIFNLFMALPLQLLIVGPIARAILGAVQKRTALKTATQEQPIETFED; this is encoded by the coding sequence ATGCCTAAAAATTTTAAAGAAGAATTACTATTCACCGCTGTCATGGCTGGCCTGATGGTCTTAGTCATGGCCGGTTACAACATCGCCTTAACGGATGGCTTCTCGCACCACTTTATCCGGGAGGTCCTGGTGGGTTATCCACTGGCCTTGATCGTCGCGGCAATCTGCGACTTAGGAATCATCGGTCCTGGCGTGAAGTTCATTTTCTTCCGCTACATCATTAACGATTATATGAAACAAAAGCAGATTCGGATTGCCCTGGCCATCTCTTGCATGATGGTGGCCGGCATGGTGACCCTGATGTCCCTCTTCGGGATGATTGTCACCCAAAACTTCGGGGGCAACGTGTTCCTGACGTACCTCCACACTTGGATCTTCAACCTCTTCATGGCACTGCCATTACAGTTGTTGATCGTGGGGCCCATTGCCCGGGCCATCCTGGGGGCCGTTCAAAAGCGGACTGCGCTGAAGACCGCAACCCAAGAACAACCCATCGAAACTTTCGAAGACTAG
- a CDS encoding nuclear transport factor 2 family protein — MTYGEAESNLILTRLINQWSIASDAHDTAAQLRLMAPDGTYRIYQDDALISETSGRENLNRQFTQVAAASDRSFTQNGTRLITVNQNDGTATGILYAQVKVVTTPVEGGPATLTDYSVRYDDHYAFLGENWGILERDEHRIIVDQHPLTTGH, encoded by the coding sequence ATGACTTATGGAGAAGCAGAAAGTAATTTAATTTTGACCCGCCTGATCAACCAGTGGTCCATCGCTAGTGACGCCCACGACACCGCCGCACAATTACGGTTGATGGCGCCCGATGGGACCTATCGGATCTACCAAGATGACGCCCTGATCTCAGAAACTAGCGGCCGGGAGAACCTCAACCGGCAGTTCACCCAAGTGGCCGCCGCCAGCGACCGGAGCTTTACGCAAAATGGGACCCGGCTGATCACCGTTAATCAAAATGACGGGACGGCTACGGGCATCCTCTACGCCCAGGTCAAGGTCGTCACGACCCCCGTCGAAGGTGGCCCGGCTACCCTGACGGACTACAGTGTGCGCTACGATGACCACTACGCCTTCTTGGGCGAAAACTGGGGCATCCTCGAACGGGACGAACACCGCATTATCGTGGACCAACACCCCCTGACCACGGGCCATTAA
- a CDS encoding LysR family transcriptional regulator: MNIKDLDYFHQLTLQKNFSQVAEYFGVTQPTITLAIQRLEAEFATKLVQRDRVHNQLLITDTGRQLAVHATSILRELQITHQEIDRLTQQRTILGLPPIIENFYFPKVAARLQALGELENLQTIAGGSVHLRHALRDGQCDIALLGSIEPLSYQQLAVNEFDHRPFSIFVSRQHPLANRKRLYFSELRHERFILFNSSFVHNTAFNKLTRRNHFRPDVVYRANDTHIIMNLVAENVGITFLTTIVDQHRDDVVRLELMDDEQPQFITSIAYRTNHVLTAAQRQVLTVLRQTLGSA; the protein is encoded by the coding sequence ATGAACATCAAAGACCTAGACTATTTTCACCAATTAACTTTGCAAAAAAACTTTTCCCAAGTGGCCGAATATTTCGGGGTCACGCAACCCACCATCACCCTGGCCATCCAACGATTGGAAGCTGAATTCGCCACTAAACTGGTCCAACGTGACCGGGTCCATAACCAGCTCCTGATCACCGACACCGGCCGGCAATTAGCGGTGCACGCTACCAGTATCCTGCGGGAGTTGCAGATCACCCACCAAGAAATCGACCGACTCACACAACAACGCACCATCCTGGGATTACCGCCCATCATTGAAAACTTCTACTTTCCTAAGGTCGCTGCCCGTCTGCAGGCCCTGGGTGAACTGGAAAACCTGCAAACCATCGCGGGCGGTTCCGTCCATCTGCGCCACGCCCTGCGCGACGGACAGTGCGACATCGCACTACTGGGCTCCATCGAACCCCTCTCCTACCAACAACTGGCGGTCAACGAATTCGACCACCGGCCCTTCAGCATTTTTGTCTCCCGCCAGCATCCCCTGGCCAACCGCAAGCGGCTGTACTTCAGTGAACTCCGCCACGAACGTTTTATCCTCTTTAATAGTAGCTTTGTCCACAACACGGCCTTCAACAAGCTGACCCGTCGGAACCACTTTCGCCCCGACGTGGTCTACCGGGCCAACGATACCCACATCATCATGAACCTGGTTGCCGAAAACGTGGGGATCACCTTCCTGACCACCATCGTGGACCAGCACCGGGACGACGTGGTTCGCCTGGAACTGATGGATGACGAACAACCCCAATTCATCACCAGCATCGCTTACCGGACCAACCACGTCCTGACTGCCGCACAACGGCAGGTCCTCACCGTCCTCCGGCAGACACTGGGGTCGGCTTAG
- a CDS encoding malolactic enzyme, producing MNAENILNNPFLNKGTAFTQAERKQLGLTGTLPATVQTIDQQSQQAYAQFQSKSSDLEKRIFLMNLFNENRTLFFHLMNQHVVEFMPIVYDPTVADSIEEYSHLFTDPQGAAFISVDDPDSIEDTLRNAANGRDIRLVVVTDAEGILGMGDWGVNGVDIAVGKLMVYTAAAGIDPAQVLPVSIDAGTNNQKLLDDPMYLGNHHKRVYGDAYHAVIDKFVAAEQKLFPESLLHWEDFGRSNAKVILDKYQDKIATFNDDIQGTGMVVLAGILGALNISHEDIKDQKIVIFGSGSAGMGIAHQIFDELQRAGLSADEARQHLYAVDKQGLLFSDTPDLTAAQTEFARNRDDFANAAELTDLAAVVKTVHPTVLIGTSTQPGTFTEAIVKDMAAHTERPIIFPLSNPTKLAEAKALDLLKWTDGKALIATGIPVGDVDYNGTTYHIGQGNNALMYPGLGFGLIASTAKVLNGETLSAACHALGGLVDTTQPGAAVLPPVDQLTEFSQKIAEVVAQSVVDQKLNKEPITDVKQAVADMKWVPEYKAVD from the coding sequence ATGAATGCAGAAAATATTTTAAACAATCCATTTTTAAACAAAGGAACGGCCTTTACTCAGGCGGAACGGAAGCAGCTTGGGCTGACGGGAACATTACCCGCCACGGTCCAAACCATTGACCAACAGAGCCAACAAGCCTACGCACAATTCCAGAGCAAGTCGAGTGACTTGGAGAAGCGGATCTTTTTGATGAACCTGTTCAACGAGAACCGGACGTTATTCTTCCATCTGATGAACCAACACGTGGTTGAATTTATGCCCATCGTGTACGACCCAACGGTTGCGGATTCCATCGAAGAATACAGCCACCTCTTCACGGACCCGCAAGGCGCTGCCTTTATCTCCGTGGATGATCCGGACAGTATCGAAGACACGTTGCGCAACGCCGCCAACGGTCGGGATATCCGCTTAGTCGTGGTCACGGACGCTGAAGGCATCTTAGGGATGGGTGACTGGGGCGTCAACGGGGTCGACATCGCCGTAGGAAAGCTGATGGTCTACACGGCCGCCGCCGGCATTGACCCTGCGCAAGTCCTGCCCGTTAGCATCGATGCGGGGACCAACAACCAGAAATTGTTGGATGACCCGATGTACTTGGGGAACCACCATAAGCGGGTCTACGGTGACGCCTACCACGCCGTGATCGACAAGTTTGTCGCAGCGGAACAGAAGCTGTTCCCAGAATCACTGTTGCACTGGGAAGACTTCGGCCGCTCCAACGCGAAGGTCATCTTAGACAAGTACCAAGATAAGATTGCGACGTTTAACGATGACATCCAAGGCACTGGGATGGTGGTCTTAGCCGGGATTTTGGGGGCTTTGAACATTTCCCACGAAGACATTAAGGACCAGAAGATCGTGATCTTCGGTTCTGGGAGTGCCGGCATGGGGATTGCCCACCAGATCTTTGATGAGCTTCAACGGGCGGGGCTGTCAGCCGATGAAGCCCGGCAACACCTCTACGCGGTCGACAAGCAAGGCCTGTTATTCAGTGACACGCCAGACTTGACCGCTGCGCAGACGGAATTCGCACGGAACCGGGATGACTTCGCCAATGCGGCCGAGCTCACTGATTTAGCCGCTGTTGTCAAGACGGTCCACCCAACGGTCCTGATCGGGACGTCGACGCAACCTGGGACCTTTACGGAAGCTATCGTCAAGGACATGGCGGCCCACACGGAACGGCCAATCATCTTCCCACTCTCCAACCCAACCAAGTTGGCTGAAGCCAAGGCGTTGGACCTCTTGAAGTGGACCGATGGTAAGGCCTTGATCGCCACCGGGATTCCAGTGGGCGACGTGGACTACAACGGCACCACTTACCACATTGGGCAAGGGAACAATGCGCTGATGTACCCGGGCTTGGGCTTTGGGTTGATCGCCTCGACGGCCAAGGTCTTGAACGGGGAAACGTTGTCGGCAGCTTGCCATGCTTTAGGTGGCTTGGTCGACACCACCCAACCTGGCGCGGCAGTCTTGCCACCAGTTGACCAACTGACGGAATTCTCACAGAAGATTGCGGAAGTGGTCGCTCAAAGTGTCGTTGATCAGAAGCTGAACAAGGAACCCATCACGGACGTTAAGCAAGCCGTTGCGGACATGAAGTGGGTCCCAGAATACAAGGCCGTCGACTAA
- a CDS encoding AEC family transporter — protein sequence MTVLWNSVQSVLVVVLIMILGYVLRRKGWFDDQFGGTISKFIKNIALPASIFVSVLSRLTRGQLVSFSGYLVYGFISVIIGYLIAFFLVRVMKVRPGRRGIFINAMVNANTIFIGLPLNIALFGDQSMTYFLVYYIVNTVSTWAFGVFLISNDDPTKPKQAGNHHIDWKKVLPMPLVGFLVALVFLLLNIPILKISFVNSTLTYVGNLVTPLSLVYIGIVLADAGLKSIHFDRDTIVALLGRFILAPVVMVGLILLGAHFGNDMPTLASQTLIVQSATPMLAVLPILANEAHGDVEYATNVVTTSTVLFIVVVPILMSLIQFV from the coding sequence GTGACTGTTTTATGGAATTCGGTACAAAGCGTCCTAGTCGTGGTCCTGATTATGATCTTGGGCTACGTCTTACGACGGAAGGGCTGGTTTGACGACCAGTTCGGGGGAACCATCTCGAAGTTCATCAAGAATATCGCGTTGCCCGCGTCGATCTTCGTCTCAGTGCTGAGTCGCTTAACGCGGGGACAGCTGGTCTCCTTCTCGGGGTACCTAGTCTACGGCTTCATTTCCGTGATTATCGGTTACCTGATTGCCTTCTTCTTGGTTCGGGTGATGAAGGTTCGTCCGGGCCGCCGGGGGATCTTCATCAACGCGATGGTCAACGCCAACACCATCTTTATTGGGTTACCGTTAAACATTGCGTTGTTCGGTGACCAGAGTATGACCTACTTCCTGGTCTACTATATCGTGAACACGGTCTCGACTTGGGCCTTCGGGGTCTTCCTGATCTCTAACGACGACCCGACCAAGCCTAAGCAGGCCGGGAACCATCACATTGACTGGAAAAAGGTCCTGCCGATGCCCCTAGTCGGGTTCTTGGTGGCCTTGGTCTTCTTGCTCCTGAACATCCCGATTCTGAAGATTAGCTTCGTGAACTCCACGCTGACTTACGTGGGGAACTTGGTAACGCCATTGTCCCTGGTCTATATTGGGATTGTGTTGGCCGACGCCGGACTGAAGAGTATCCACTTTGACCGGGATACCATCGTGGCCCTCTTAGGCCGGTTCATCTTAGCACCGGTGGTCATGGTTGGTCTGATTCTGTTAGGCGCCCACTTCGGGAACGATATGCCAACGCTGGCATCGCAAACGCTGATTGTTCAGTCCGCGACGCCAATGCTGGCGGTACTGCCAATCCTGGCCAACGAGGCTCACGGTGACGTCGAGTACGCTACCAACGTGGTCACCACCAGTACGGTCCTGTTTATTGTGGTCGTACCAATTTTGATGAGTTTGATCCAGTTTGTTTAA
- a CDS encoding histidine phosphatase family protein has product MATIELYLVRHGQTYLNKYHRMQGWSDSPLTAQGIADADRVGQRLAKIPFAAAYASDMLRAQTTAQHILAANDTLDVADLQTAPALREENFGFFEGLDSTFTAHFVGSPVGSHSYDAMIRDLSIEKTRDLIKEHDPFHDAENDQEFWDRLQPGLDAIVAAAQDGDKVVIATHGTTIRSIVSKYSDIDVASSAKNGSVTKLTVKDGHYKVNYFNNTTGKLK; this is encoded by the coding sequence ATGGCAACCATCGAACTCTATCTGGTCCGTCACGGCCAGACCTATCTCAACAAGTATCACCGGATGCAGGGCTGGTCCGACTCCCCCCTGACTGCTCAGGGAATCGCCGATGCTGATCGGGTCGGTCAACGACTCGCTAAGATTCCGTTCGCGGCCGCGTACGCTAGCGACATGCTACGGGCCCAGACCACGGCGCAACACATCTTAGCGGCTAACGACACCCTCGACGTCGCCGACCTTCAGACGGCCCCGGCCCTGCGAGAAGAGAATTTCGGTTTCTTTGAAGGACTCGACTCGACCTTCACCGCCCACTTCGTCGGTTCACCGGTAGGGTCGCACTCCTACGACGCCATGATTCGCGATCTGAGCATCGAGAAGACCCGCGACCTGATCAAGGAACACGACCCCTTCCACGATGCCGAAAACGACCAGGAGTTCTGGGATCGCCTGCAACCCGGCCTAGACGCCATCGTGGCGGCCGCTCAGGATGGCGACAAGGTGGTCATCGCAACGCACGGGACCACCATCCGCAGCATCGTGTCCAAGTATTCCGACATTGACGTTGCGAGTTCCGCCAAGAACGGTTCGGTCACGAAATTAACCGTGAAGGACGGCCACTACAAGGTCAACTACTTCAACAACACCACCGGCAAACTTAAATAA
- a CDS encoding cation:proton antiporter family protein, which yields MNQLSLLIILAAALVTPLAMARFRLSLLPTAVVEILVGILLGPSALNMVHTNDTLTLLSNTGVIFLMFLSGMEIDFSLFGRRKTPQTPLAAKVANNAPKYSPVFLAGLSYLLIAVCSLLLGWGLVALKLFSDPWLAAIIFMTISLGIVIATLKEKELLSKPFGQTVLLIAALGEIVPLLSLTIYAAIFGSHNQSLWLILLIFVAAGVLFIRFKPFFNFYERINKSTTQLDIRLAFFLIFSLVVLAESVGAEGILGAFVAGIVMKLLQPREDTKVRLDAIGYGFFIPIFFMMSGANLNLRQLLAQPATLILIPAFFVAYLLAKVTVYGVLRLRFKRGNALAGTAMSAVTITMVLAVLQVAKAMHAVTSQQSGAFLLAAILTCVCGPLLFNMSYSAEAEDLKKTTVHFIGTNLMTVPVAQQLSQGWYDITMYTDKDTNYRTYNSEVNTQLLPELTPESAKAAGVFDANTVVLGHFNATKNYELAKAAKAYGVTRVIVRFEDRNVLDQRADELIALGIEVYNTPSVNIAMLRSLIETPTTLRLLTSSNTTVYEVTLRNRRYTDLAIRQLPFVGDITISRIYRDGHFLRPTGETLLKVNDRVIFTSSATTAREIRQKLGVLN from the coding sequence ATGAATCAATTATCACTATTAATCATTTTAGCAGCCGCACTGGTGACCCCATTAGCCATGGCTCGGTTTCGGTTAAGCCTCTTACCAACCGCCGTGGTCGAGATCCTAGTCGGCATCTTATTGGGCCCCAGTGCCCTCAACATGGTCCACACTAACGACACGTTGACCCTACTATCGAATACCGGGGTCATCTTCTTAATGTTTCTCAGTGGGATGGAGATCGACTTCAGCCTCTTCGGGCGCCGCAAGACACCCCAGACACCTCTAGCCGCGAAGGTCGCCAATAACGCGCCCAAGTACTCGCCGGTCTTCCTGGCCGGTCTTAGTTACCTGCTGATTGCGGTCTGTTCACTACTGCTTGGCTGGGGACTGGTGGCCCTCAAGCTCTTCTCCGACCCCTGGTTAGCCGCCATCATCTTCATGACCATCTCCCTAGGAATCGTGATTGCGACCCTAAAGGAAAAGGAACTTTTGAGTAAGCCATTCGGGCAAACGGTCCTCCTGATCGCCGCCCTGGGGGAAATCGTCCCCCTACTGTCCCTGACCATCTACGCGGCCATCTTCGGTAGCCACAATCAGTCCCTATGGTTGATCCTCTTAATCTTTGTGGCCGCTGGTGTGCTGTTCATTCGGTTCAAGCCGTTCTTCAACTTCTACGAACGAATCAACAAATCGACCACTCAACTCGACATTCGGCTGGCTTTCTTCCTGATCTTCAGCCTGGTGGTCCTGGCCGAATCCGTGGGGGCCGAGGGAATCTTGGGCGCCTTTGTCGCGGGGATCGTGATGAAGCTGCTACAGCCCCGCGAAGACACTAAGGTCCGCCTCGACGCCATCGGGTACGGGTTCTTCATCCCCATCTTCTTCATGATGAGCGGTGCCAACCTGAACCTGCGGCAACTGCTGGCCCAACCTGCCACGTTGATCCTGATCCCCGCTTTCTTCGTGGCCTACCTATTGGCCAAAGTCACCGTCTACGGGGTTTTACGGCTCCGCTTCAAACGCGGTAACGCCCTGGCCGGTACCGCCATGTCCGCGGTCACCATCACCATGGTCCTAGCCGTCTTGCAAGTTGCCAAGGCCATGCACGCCGTGACCAGCCAACAATCTGGCGCCTTCCTATTAGCGGCCATCCTGACCTGTGTCTGCGGACCGCTCCTCTTCAATATGAGTTATTCCGCCGAAGCCGAGGATCTGAAGAAGACCACGGTTCACTTCATCGGGACCAACCTAATGACGGTACCGGTCGCCCAGCAACTTTCCCAGGGCTGGTACGACATCACCATGTACACGGACAAGGATACCAACTACCGGACCTATAACTCCGAAGTCAACACCCAGTTGCTTCCAGAACTGACCCCCGAATCAGCTAAGGCCGCCGGGGTCTTTGATGCCAACACCGTGGTTCTGGGACACTTCAACGCCACCAAGAACTACGAACTGGCTAAGGCCGCCAAAGCCTACGGGGTCACCCGGGTGATTGTCCGGTTCGAGGACCGCAACGTCTTAGACCAACGGGCCGATGAACTCATCGCCCTGGGCATCGAAGTCTATAACACACCTAGTGTCAATATTGCGATGTTGCGTAGCTTGATTGAAACGCCTACCACGCTTCGCTTACTGACGTCTAGCAACACCACGGTCTACGAAGTGACACTACGGAACCGGCGCTACACCGACTTGGCGATCCGTCAGCTCCCGTTCGTAGGCGACATCACCATCAGCCGAATCTACCGGGACGGCCACTTCCTACGGCCAACCGGTGAGACCCTCCTCAAGGTCAACGACCGCGTCATCTTCACCAGTAGCGCTACCACCGCTCGTGAGATTCGGCAGAAGCTGGGGGTCCTCAACTAG
- the helD gene encoding RNA polymerase recycling motor HelD: MADSIKAREQKHLDEVVAKIKVAQAEAKKRIDVAESDEAGIRKNFVNNLRLKTDSYEGIMETALSVRQQQQMLAERQNSWQHATTELSTLKRLEKRAYFARIDFQEGPNAKPETIYIGLGSFSDTPDHFLIYDWRAPISSIYYDGELGNVSYQTPDGEQSVDVKLKRQFQIEDGTIVTLYDTDQTVTDQMLLSALSEHSDTHMKSIVTTIQKEQNQIIRDTHSDLLFVQGAAGSGKTAAILQRVAFLLYRYRGHLTAGQVMLFSPNQLFNDYIDQVLPELGEHNMVQMTYYQYAGRRMPKIDIETLAQRFAESNTPAEKKITQLKGSLAFFNAVTHYADHLEQRGMVFRNIVFQGKPFIPKEKIQEIYYSFNRNYHLGNRLQATKEALIRILNRRIAGEMKSKWVEETIQDLSKEELDSLYGDHPREFESADKEFQFLARKVVMQSLESVRRAIVRARFLSINNQYVHMLREMPRHIDLTQYGITQADWDASVDTTISELRDHRMQLINTTPYLYLYDKIAGKSGDREMRYVFMDEIQDYNAFQLAFLKTTFPRARFTMLGDLNQAIFTKENSHTLLQELSTMFDPEKTRVVQLTQSYRSTQQVTDFTKHILKNGEAVTSFAREGELPTMTVAPDEDAALQRVMAELKRNDQDHETTAIIGKDLADCREITEKLTAAGVQVTLIRSENQRLAPGIIVVPSFLAKGLEFDAVIVWHASKSRYGADDERQLLYTICSRAMHRLSLVAIDQLSPLLSDVPADEFEVVNVD, from the coding sequence TTGGCAGATTCAATCAAAGCCCGAGAACAAAAGCATTTAGATGAGGTCGTTGCCAAGATCAAGGTGGCCCAAGCGGAGGCTAAGAAACGAATCGACGTTGCCGAAAGCGATGAGGCGGGGATTCGGAAGAACTTTGTCAACAATCTGCGGCTCAAGACGGATAGTTACGAAGGCATCATGGAAACCGCGTTATCCGTACGGCAGCAGCAACAGATGTTGGCTGAACGACAGAACAGTTGGCAACACGCCACCACGGAATTGAGTACGTTGAAGCGCCTGGAGAAGCGGGCCTACTTCGCTCGAATCGACTTTCAGGAAGGGCCTAACGCCAAGCCAGAGACCATCTATATCGGCCTGGGGTCCTTCTCGGATACGCCGGATCACTTCCTGATCTACGACTGGCGGGCGCCCATCTCCAGTATCTACTACGATGGGGAGCTGGGGAACGTCAGCTACCAGACGCCGGACGGTGAACAGAGCGTCGACGTGAAGCTAAAGCGGCAGTTCCAGATCGAAGATGGCACCATCGTCACGCTGTACGATACGGACCAGACTGTGACGGACCAGATGCTGCTGTCGGCGCTGAGTGAACATTCCGATACCCATATGAAGAGTATCGTGACCACCATTCAAAAGGAACAAAACCAGATCATCCGGGACACCCATTCCGACCTGCTGTTCGTGCAGGGGGCGGCGGGGTCCGGGAAGACGGCGGCCATCTTACAACGAGTGGCCTTCCTCCTGTACCGTTACCGGGGACACTTAACGGCGGGACAAGTTATGTTGTTCTCCCCCAACCAACTCTTTAACGACTATATCGACCAAGTGCTGCCTGAACTGGGTGAGCACAACATGGTCCAGATGACCTACTACCAGTACGCGGGGCGGCGGATGCCGAAGATCGACATTGAGACCCTAGCGCAACGCTTTGCGGAGAGTAATACGCCGGCTGAGAAAAAGATCACCCAATTAAAGGGGAGTCTGGCCTTCTTCAATGCGGTGACCCATTACGCGGACCATTTGGAACAGCGGGGGATGGTCTTCCGCAATATTGTCTTCCAAGGCAAACCGTTCATTCCTAAGGAGAAGATCCAAGAGATCTACTACAGTTTCAATCGCAACTATCACTTGGGCAACCGGCTCCAGGCGACTAAGGAAGCCTTGATTCGGATCCTGAACCGGCGGATTGCGGGAGAAATGAAGTCTAAGTGGGTTGAAGAGACCATCCAGGACCTGAGTAAAGAAGAGCTGGATAGCCTGTACGGGGACCATCCACGGGAATTCGAATCGGCGGACAAGGAATTCCAGTTCTTGGCCCGTAAAGTGGTCATGCAGTCACTGGAATCCGTTCGGCGGGCCATCGTTCGGGCACGGTTCTTGAGTATCAATAACCAATACGTGCATATGTTGCGGGAGATGCCCCGGCACATTGACCTGACCCAGTACGGCATCACCCAGGCGGATTGGGATGCCAGTGTGGACACCACGATCAGTGAATTGCGCGACCACCGGATGCAGTTGATCAACACCACGCCGTACCTGTACCTTTACGATAAGATTGCCGGGAAGAGCGGTGACCGGGAGATGCGCTACGTCTTCATGGACGAGATTCAAGACTACAATGCGTTCCAGTTGGCCTTTTTGAAGACCACGTTCCCCCGGGCGCGGTTTACCATGCTGGGGGATCTGAACCAGGCCATCTTCACCAAAGAAAACAGCCACACGTTATTGCAGGAGTTGAGCACCATGTTCGATCCTGAGAAGACGCGGGTGGTCCAGTTGACCCAGTCGTACCGGTCAACGCAACAGGTGACCGACTTCACCAAGCACATCTTGAAGAACGGGGAAGCGGTGACGTCGTTTGCCCGTGAAGGGGAGTTGCCGACGATGACGGTGGCGCCGGACGAGGACGCTGCCCTCCAACGGGTGATGGCGGAGCTGAAGCGCAATGACCAGGATCACGAGACCACGGCCATTATTGGAAAAGACTTAGCGGACTGTCGCGAGATTACGGAGAAGCTGACGGCAGCGGGCGTTCAGGTGACGCTAATTCGCTCGGAGAACCAGCGGCTGGCGCCCGGAATCATCGTGGTGCCGTCGTTCCTGGCCAAGGGGCTCGAGTTCGACGCGGTCATTGTCTGGCACGCCTCGAAGAGTCGCTACGGGGCGGACGACGAACGGCAGTTGTTGTACACCATCTGCTCGCGGGCCATGCACCGGTTGAGCCTGGTAGCGATTGACCAGTTATCGCCACTGCTGAGTGACGTGCCGGCAGATGAATTTGAAGTCGTGAATGTAGATTAA
- the coaA gene encoding type I pantothenate kinase: MSDPINYNAFTRDQWKQFANATALPLTPESLRQIKAFNDRISLQDVQDVYIPLIHLLRLEFDRYRQLQKDKAAFLHQAPHRVPFIIGIAGSVAVGKSTAARLLEVLLNHYFVGQRIQLITTDGFLYSNEELKKRNLMARKGFPESYDMSSLIHFLNEVKSGKPLIKAPLYSHKIYDVIPDQFEYIVHPDILIVEGINTLQLPTNEQIYVSDFTDFSIYVDAEASLIETWFLERFELLLQTAFQDPTNYYYPYAIGDHDQAMRKSKQVWHDIDLKNLEEYILPTRNRADMIIHKTYHHRIDRLLLRKY; encoded by the coding sequence ATGAGTGATCCCATTAATTACAATGCATTTACCCGCGACCAGTGGAAGCAGTTCGCCAACGCCACGGCACTGCCCCTGACTCCCGAAAGTCTACGGCAGATCAAAGCCTTCAATGACCGTATCTCCCTTCAAGACGTCCAGGATGTGTACATTCCGTTGATCCACCTATTACGACTCGAGTTCGACCGTTACCGGCAACTCCAGAAGGACAAGGCGGCCTTCCTGCACCAAGCCCCGCACCGGGTGCCGTTCATCATCGGGATTGCCGGTAGTGTGGCGGTGGGGAAGAGTACCGCGGCCCGCTTGCTTGAAGTCCTGTTGAACCACTACTTTGTGGGGCAGCGAATTCAGCTGATCACTACCGACGGCTTCTTGTACAGTAACGAAGAGCTGAAGAAGCGGAACCTGATGGCGCGTAAGGGGTTCCCGGAAAGCTACGATATGTCGTCGCTGATTCATTTTTTGAACGAAGTGAAATCGGGCAAGCCGTTGATCAAGGCGCCCCTGTATTCGCATAAAATCTATGATGTGATTCCCGACCAGTTCGAGTACATCGTTCACCCGGACATCTTGATCGTTGAAGGAATCAACACCCTGCAACTCCCCACCAACGAGCAGATCTACGTCAGTGACTTTACCGACTTTTCCATCTACGTGGATGCCGAGGCGTCGCTGATTGAGACCTGGTTCTTGGAGCGGTTCGAGTTACTCCTCCAGACGGCCTTTCAAGATCCGACTAACTACTACTACCCTTATGCCATCGGGGACCACGACCAGGCCATGCGTAAGAGCAAGCAGGTCTGGCACGATATCGACCTGAAGAACTTGGAAGAGTACATCTTACCGACCCGTAATCGGGCGGATATGATCATTCACAAGACCTATCATCACCGCATCGACCGGTTGTTGTTGCGGAAGTATTAG